The following are encoded in a window of Polynucleobacter sp. AP-Kolm-20A-A1 genomic DNA:
- a CDS encoding glycine zipper family protein, with product MNRLLALCSLVVALSVGCAGADVRPLVDMKGVNEAAYEKDLQECQAYAKDQSGMGSTAAKGAGAGAVVGGLLGLVTGGNKTGIVQAAGAGAVIGGAGGAFTGNQAQEAVVKRCLSGRGYKVLN from the coding sequence ATGAATAGGTTGCTCGCTCTATGTTCGCTGGTTGTTGCTCTGTCAGTCGGTTGCGCTGGTGCAGATGTGCGCCCCCTCGTGGATATGAAGGGCGTGAATGAGGCTGCATATGAGAAGGATCTTCAAGAATGTCAGGCTTACGCCAAGGATCAGTCTGGAATGGGTTCAACAGCAGCTAAGGGTGCCGGTGCTGGTGCAGTTGTTGGCGGACTTCTGGGCTTGGTTACCGGCGGCAATAAAACCGGCATTGTTCAGGCGGCTGGTGCTGGAGCAGTCATTGGTGGAGCTGGAGGTGCATTTACGGGTAATCAGGCTCAAGAGGCTGTGGTTAAGCGCTGTTTGAGTGGTCGCGGCTATAAAGTTTTGAACTAA
- a CDS encoding potassium transporter Kup: MSVSNPEFSESSLLRPVEISREDHPHKKGASISLMFAAIGVVFGDIGTSPLYALKECFSPEHGIPFSTDAVYGVISMVFWAFAVVVSLKYVLFVMRANNHGEGGILALMALALRTAPANSKRSLLIIMAGVFGACMFYGDAIITPAISVLSAVEGLEVISSDLTRYVMPITIFILVVLFFIQKTGTDVVGKLFGPIMMVWFIAIGLMGVHQVIQNPAIFAAINPMFAIRFLIEHSLQGFIVLGAVFLVLTGAEALYADMGHFGLKPIRMGWFFIVMPCLLLNYFGQGAMFLSNPETITNPFFLMVPEGLVFPLVILATAATVIASQAVISGAFSMTSQAILLGFVPRMKVRHTSDREIGQIYMPLVNWALLVLVIVVVVAFKKSENLAAAYGIAVTTTMIITTFLAAIVMRVVWRWNTLLVTLVISAFLIVDLAFLTANLLKIMEGGWFPLLLGAVCFMFLMTWFQGRKILRQNAMNNGIELKSFIDSLMMHPPHRVEGTAVFLTAHVDYLPVSFLHNLKHNHVLHERVFFLKVSIWDVPYVKDSERITLRDLGNGIYVVRAVYGFNETPDMGQIIELIEKSSELKFDLMNTSFFLSRDTIVSTEIPGMALWREKLFCWMYQNAGRQSDFFKIPANRLVELGAKVEI; encoded by the coding sequence ATGTCAGTTAGCAATCCTGAGTTTTCAGAGTCATCCTTACTAAGGCCGGTTGAGATTTCCCGAGAGGATCATCCTCATAAAAAGGGTGCCTCTATTTCTTTGATGTTTGCTGCTATCGGCGTTGTGTTTGGCGACATTGGCACGAGCCCTCTTTACGCTTTAAAAGAATGCTTTAGTCCTGAGCATGGCATTCCGTTTTCTACGGATGCAGTGTATGGGGTGATCTCCATGGTGTTCTGGGCATTTGCGGTCGTGGTTTCACTTAAATATGTTTTGTTTGTGATGCGCGCAAACAATCATGGCGAGGGTGGAATCTTGGCATTGATGGCGTTAGCTCTCAGAACTGCCCCTGCAAATTCAAAACGTTCACTTTTAATCATCATGGCTGGTGTATTTGGTGCCTGCATGTTCTATGGTGATGCGATCATTACCCCTGCAATTTCAGTGTTATCTGCAGTTGAAGGACTTGAGGTGATATCAAGCGACCTCACTCGCTATGTGATGCCGATTACGATTTTTATTTTGGTTGTTCTATTCTTTATTCAGAAGACGGGAACTGATGTAGTGGGCAAGCTTTTTGGCCCAATCATGATGGTCTGGTTTATCGCCATTGGGCTGATGGGGGTTCATCAAGTCATTCAGAACCCTGCGATTTTTGCAGCAATCAATCCAATGTTTGCTATTCGCTTTCTGATTGAGCACTCATTGCAAGGGTTTATTGTTTTGGGCGCAGTTTTCCTGGTATTGACTGGTGCAGAAGCTTTGTATGCCGATATGGGCCACTTCGGACTTAAGCCTATTCGCATGGGTTGGTTCTTTATCGTGATGCCTTGTCTGCTACTGAACTACTTTGGTCAGGGTGCAATGTTTTTGAGTAACCCTGAGACCATTACAAATCCATTTTTCTTAATGGTTCCTGAAGGCTTGGTCTTTCCGTTGGTCATATTGGCTACCGCCGCAACAGTGATTGCTTCTCAAGCTGTTATTTCAGGTGCATTCTCGATGACTAGTCAGGCAATTTTGCTTGGCTTTGTACCGCGCATGAAGGTGCGTCATACCTCTGATAGAGAAATTGGCCAGATCTATATGCCTCTAGTCAATTGGGCTTTATTGGTTTTGGTTATTGTGGTTGTCGTAGCCTTCAAGAAATCCGAAAATCTGGCCGCAGCTTACGGTATTGCTGTTACGACTACGATGATCATCACCACTTTCTTGGCTGCAATTGTGATGCGAGTTGTATGGCGCTGGAATACTCTGTTGGTGACTTTGGTAATTAGCGCATTCTTAATTGTCGATCTTGCATTCTTGACAGCCAATCTTCTCAAAATTATGGAAGGTGGCTGGTTCCCATTGTTATTAGGTGCTGTATGTTTCATGTTCTTAATGACCTGGTTCCAAGGTCGTAAGATATTGCGTCAAAATGCTATGAACAATGGCATTGAACTAAAGAGCTTTATTGACTCGCTGATGATGCATCCTCCTCATCGCGTAGAGGGCACCGCTGTTTTCTTAACGGCGCACGTGGATTATTTGCCAGTTTCTTTTTTGCACAACTTAAAACATAACCACGTCTTACACGAGAGAGTATTTTTCTTGAAGGTGAGCATCTGGGATGTTCCATATGTGAAGGACAGTGAGCGCATTACTTTGCGTGATCTTGGCAATGGAATCTACGTGGTACGTGCTGTTTATGGCTTTAATGAAACTCCTGACATGGGTCAAATTATTGAGTTAATTGAGAAGTCCTCAGAACTCAAATTTGATTTGATGAATACTTCGTTCTTTTTGTCGCGTGACACGATCGTTTCTACAGAAATTCCAGGTATGGCCTTGTGGCGCGAGAAGCTCTTTTGCTGGATGTACCAAAATGCTGGGCGACAGTCTGACTTCTTCAAAATTCCTGCAAACCGCTTAGTGGAGTTGGGTGCGAAGGTGGAAATTTGA
- the radA gene encoding DNA repair protein RadA — translation MAKVKTVYICQSCGGTSAKWQGQCPSCQAWNTMEEGLPETTSNSRFQGLAQSLPRQKLSAITAEDLPRFSTGVEEFDRVLGGGLVPGGVVLLGGDPGIGKSTLLLQALAEMSSAGMNVLYSSGEESAAQIALRAKRIALDAPQLEVLAEIQLEKLISIMDTVKPQVLVVDSIQTLYSEVLSSAPGSVAQVRECAAQLTRAAKSSGICVLMVGHVTKDGHLAGPRVLEHIVDTVLYFEGDTHSSFRLVRSIKNRFGAVNELGVFAMTEKGLRGVTNPSAIFLSQHEQMVPGACVLVTQEGSRPLLVEIQALVDTAHVPNPRRLAVGLEQARLAMLLAVLHRHAGVACFDQDVFLNAVGGVKISEPAADLAVLLAIQSSIRNRALPKELIVFGEVGLAGEIRPCPRGQERLKEAAKLGFTVAIIPKANMPKTKIPGLKVIPVERIDQAIAAAAELS, via the coding sequence TTGGCTAAAGTCAAAACGGTTTATATCTGCCAATCTTGCGGTGGCACCTCTGCTAAGTGGCAAGGTCAATGCCCGTCATGTCAGGCATGGAATACGATGGAAGAGGGTCTTCCAGAGACCACTTCTAATTCTCGTTTTCAGGGATTAGCACAATCGCTGCCAAGGCAAAAGTTATCCGCTATTACAGCTGAAGACTTGCCAAGATTTAGCACTGGCGTAGAAGAGTTTGATCGTGTGCTCGGTGGTGGCTTGGTTCCTGGCGGTGTAGTGCTTCTTGGTGGCGACCCAGGCATTGGTAAATCTACATTGCTATTGCAAGCATTGGCAGAGATGAGTTCTGCCGGCATGAATGTGCTTTATAGCAGCGGTGAAGAATCTGCTGCGCAGATTGCTTTGCGAGCAAAACGTATTGCCTTGGACGCACCGCAGCTTGAAGTATTGGCGGAGATTCAGTTGGAGAAACTGATCTCTATTATGGATACCGTCAAACCACAAGTCCTGGTGGTGGATTCGATCCAGACTTTATATTCAGAGGTATTGAGCTCTGCTCCTGGCTCTGTAGCCCAGGTCCGTGAGTGTGCGGCGCAACTCACGCGAGCTGCTAAATCTAGTGGCATCTGTGTATTGATGGTGGGACACGTGACTAAAGACGGCCATTTGGCTGGCCCAAGAGTATTGGAGCATATCGTCGACACCGTGCTGTATTTTGAGGGTGACACGCATTCTTCTTTCCGCTTGGTGCGTTCCATTAAGAATCGCTTTGGCGCTGTTAATGAGTTGGGTGTATTTGCGATGACTGAAAAAGGTCTGCGCGGCGTGACTAACCCGTCAGCGATCTTCTTGTCGCAACATGAGCAAATGGTTCCTGGTGCTTGCGTATTGGTAACGCAAGAAGGTAGCAGGCCTTTGTTGGTAGAGATTCAGGCTTTGGTGGATACAGCGCATGTCCCCAATCCACGCCGTTTGGCTGTTGGCTTGGAGCAGGCTCGTCTAGCAATGCTGCTAGCAGTGCTGCATCGTCATGCTGGTGTTGCTTGTTTTGATCAAGATGTCTTCTTAAATGCAGTTGGTGGCGTCAAGATTTCTGAGCCAGCTGCTGACTTAGCTGTCCTCTTGGCTATTCAGTCATCTATTCGTAATCGTGCGTTACCAAAAGAGTTGATCGTATTTGGTGAAGTAGGTTTGGCTGGGGAGATTCGCCCTTGCCCACGGGGTCAGGAGCGCTTGAAAGAGGCTGCTAAATTAGGCTTTACTGTGGCGATTATTCCCAAAGCCAATATGCCCAAAACTAAGATCCCGGGATTAAAGGTTATCCCTGTTGAGCGGATTGATCAGGCGATTGCTGCCGCAGCAGAACTCAGCTAA
- the prmB gene encoding 50S ribosomal protein L3 N(5)-glutamine methyltransferase — protein sequence MDPESQQYLTVNQCIEQIAQKLEVANLHYGHGAIDSQSEALWIVSKQLDLSPADALDHLDEIATQEQIEKSLAVAQERISSRKPLAYILGEAWLMGVPFFCSEQSIVPRSWIAELIVDGSLEPWLPADGKALDLCTGNGSLAVLLALSCPDIHVSACDISLPALSVAARNVDRHGLSSQVELLDGDLWDALPEPNEDNLFDLIICNPPYVNATSMNALPAEYHAEPELALAGGDDGMDLIRKIIAQAPDYLSERGAILIEIGNEYENFKKAFPQIPAIWMEVSAGEEQVLLIQAEDLR from the coding sequence ATGGACCCTGAGTCTCAGCAATACCTTACCGTCAATCAGTGCATCGAGCAGATCGCACAAAAACTTGAAGTGGCAAATTTGCATTACGGACATGGCGCAATCGATTCACAAAGCGAAGCACTATGGATTGTTAGCAAACAATTGGATCTCAGCCCAGCAGATGCTCTAGATCACTTGGATGAAATTGCCACTCAAGAGCAAATCGAAAAGTCTTTAGCAGTTGCACAAGAAAGAATTTCTTCACGCAAACCACTCGCCTATATTTTGGGTGAGGCCTGGCTCATGGGTGTACCCTTCTTTTGCAGCGAACAAAGCATTGTGCCGCGCTCGTGGATTGCCGAACTCATTGTTGATGGCTCACTGGAGCCTTGGCTCCCTGCCGATGGCAAGGCCCTGGATCTATGCACTGGGAATGGCTCGCTAGCCGTACTTCTAGCCCTGTCTTGCCCCGATATCCATGTCAGCGCCTGTGACATCAGCTTGCCCGCCCTTTCGGTTGCCGCACGTAACGTCGATCGTCACGGCTTAAGTTCTCAAGTGGAATTATTGGATGGCGATCTATGGGATGCGCTACCAGAGCCGAATGAAGATAACTTATTTGATCTCATTATTTGCAACCCGCCTTATGTCAATGCAACTTCAATGAATGCGCTGCCAGCGGAATATCACGCAGAACCAGAGCTGGCCTTGGCTGGCGGCGATGATGGCATGGATTTAATTAGAAAAATTATTGCGCAAGCGCCAGACTATTTGTCTGAACGTGGCGCTATTCTGATTGAAATTGGCAATGAGTATGAAAACTTTAAAAAAGCTTTCCCACAAATTCCAGCAATTTGGATGGAAGTCTCTGCAGGTGAAGAGCAAGTTTTACTAATTCAAGCAGAAGACTTGCGCTAA
- the dapE gene encoding succinyl-diaminopimelate desuccinylase, producing the protein MSATLELTEALIACHSVTPADGGCQDLIAKRLQAIGFHTESVVSGPENFQVTNLWAIKKGKAGDQGKVLMFAGHTDVVPTGPLEKWTSNPFTPTIRDGMLYGRGAADMKTSLAGFVVATEEFVTAHPDHQGSIAFLITSDEEGPANDGTVIMCERLQKHGQRLDYCVIGEPTSVDQLGDMIKNGRRGSLSGKLKVKGIQAHIAYPHLGKNPIHLSAPAISALVETEWDKGNEYFQPTSFQISNVHAGTGANNVIPGELVIDFNFRFSTESKPEQLRERLEKILKDAGLEFEIDWVLGGSPFITGDGDLAGALRKAIKAETNVDTELSTTGGTSDGRFIAKICKEVVEFGPLNATSHKIDECVIVNDVVPLKNIYRKTLEQLIA; encoded by the coding sequence ATGAGCGCCACACTTGAGCTAACCGAAGCTCTCATCGCCTGCCATTCTGTAACTCCAGCTGATGGTGGCTGCCAAGATTTAATTGCCAAGCGATTGCAGGCAATTGGCTTTCACACTGAGAGTGTTGTTAGTGGTCCTGAAAATTTTCAGGTAACCAACTTATGGGCAATCAAAAAAGGCAAGGCTGGCGATCAAGGCAAGGTATTGATGTTTGCTGGCCATACCGATGTAGTCCCTACCGGCCCACTAGAGAAATGGACAAGCAATCCATTCACACCCACGATTCGTGATGGCATGCTTTACGGTCGTGGTGCGGCGGATATGAAAACCTCACTCGCCGGTTTCGTAGTGGCTACAGAAGAATTTGTCACCGCACATCCTGATCATCAAGGATCCATTGCTTTCTTGATTACAAGCGATGAGGAAGGCCCTGCTAACGATGGCACGGTCATCATGTGTGAGCGTTTGCAAAAACACGGTCAACGCCTGGACTACTGCGTAATCGGTGAACCAACTTCAGTTGATCAGCTTGGCGACATGATCAAGAATGGTCGCCGCGGATCTTTATCCGGCAAGCTCAAGGTGAAAGGCATTCAGGCGCACATTGCCTACCCTCACTTAGGCAAGAATCCGATTCACCTTTCTGCGCCAGCTATTTCAGCATTAGTAGAAACCGAGTGGGACAAAGGTAATGAGTACTTCCAGCCTACTAGCTTCCAGATTTCTAATGTACATGCTGGAACTGGTGCGAACAACGTTATCCCAGGCGAACTGGTGATTGACTTTAATTTCCGCTTCTCTACCGAAAGCAAGCCAGAGCAATTACGTGAACGCCTAGAAAAGATTCTGAAAGATGCTGGTCTTGAGTTTGAAATTGACTGGGTATTAGGCGGCAGCCCCTTCATTACTGGTGACGGCGATTTAGCGGGCGCACTCCGCAAAGCCATCAAAGCAGAAACTAACGTAGATACAGAGCTATCAACCACAGGCGGCACCAGCGATGGTCGCTTTATTGCCAAGATATGCAAAGAGGTGGTGGAGTTCGGCCCTCTTAACGCAACTAGCCACAAGATTGATGAGTGTGTGATTGTGAATGATGTAGTGCCACTCAAAAATATCTATCGCAAGACTCTCGAGCAGTTAATCGCTTGA
- the dapD gene encoding 2,3,4,5-tetrahydropyridine-2,6-dicarboxylate N-succinyltransferase, with product MSQSPQNIIEQAWENRANLSPDSAPADIRSAVNAVLEGLNAGTIRVAERRDVGKWEVNQWVKKAVLLSFRLEDNKPMGAGGYTQFYDKVPSKFENYTAADFAAGGFRVVPPAVARRGSFIGKNAVLMPSYVNIGAYVGEGTMVDTWATVGSCAQIGKNVHLSGGVGIGGVLEPIQAGPVIIEDNCFIGARSEVVEGVVIEENAVLSMGVYIGQSTKIYDRETGEVHYGRVPAGSVVVPGSLPSACGKYSLYAAIIVKKVDAQTRAKTAINELLRD from the coding sequence ATGAGCCAATCACCACAAAACATCATCGAACAAGCCTGGGAAAACCGCGCAAACCTCTCTCCAGATAGCGCCCCTGCGGACATCCGTAGCGCCGTAAATGCCGTCCTGGAAGGCCTAAATGCCGGGACTATTCGCGTGGCTGAGCGCCGTGATGTCGGCAAGTGGGAAGTAAATCAATGGGTTAAGAAGGCTGTTTTGCTCTCTTTCCGCCTTGAAGACAACAAACCAATGGGCGCTGGTGGGTACACCCAGTTCTACGACAAGGTTCCTAGTAAATTTGAAAACTACACAGCCGCTGACTTTGCTGCCGGCGGATTCCGCGTAGTCCCCCCTGCCGTTGCCCGCCGCGGCTCATTTATTGGCAAAAACGCTGTTTTAATGCCTTCCTACGTCAATATTGGCGCCTATGTAGGTGAAGGCACGATGGTTGATACCTGGGCAACAGTAGGTTCTTGCGCCCAAATCGGCAAAAACGTTCACCTTTCTGGCGGTGTTGGTATTGGTGGTGTTTTAGAGCCAATCCAGGCTGGCCCAGTCATCATTGAAGATAACTGCTTTATCGGTGCCCGCTCTGAGGTGGTTGAAGGCGTAGTTATTGAAGAAAACGCTGTTTTATCCATGGGCGTCTATATCGGTCAAAGCACCAAGATCTACGACCGCGAAACCGGTGAAGTTCACTATGGTCGCGTACCAGCGGGTTCAGTCGTTGTTCCAGGTTCACTGCCATCAGCTTGCGGTAAATACAGTCTGTATGCCGCAATCATTGTGAAAAAGGTTGATGCCCAAACTAGAGCAAAGACTGCAATCAACGAATTACTACGCGACTAA
- the smc gene encoding chromosome segregation protein SMC, which produces MQLKSIKLSGFKSFVDPTHFEMPGQLIGVVGPNGCGKSNIIDAVRWVLGESRASELRGESMQDVIFNGSGLRKPSGRASVELIFDNTEGRAQGQWSAFTELGIKRVLTRDGNSSYYVNNQVVRRKDIQDIFLGTGMGPRGYAIIGQGTINRILEAKPEELRVFLEEAAGVSKYKERRKETASRLEDTVENLTRVEDILRELDQQLTRLEKQATVAERHAELSTLMKSQQQLLWFVRQTEAGKEQERHANGIRDTQVGLEEQTAKLRHAEAELETMRTQQYALQDKVSQAQGDLYQTNSDVSQVEAQIHYVQEARQRLQQQTQDLQAQLQRWTVQETDAAQAQRTAEHELSLASEKEQTLLADLTGLQEQMPAREEGYQNASRELNNARETLASIEQRLASLGERIRSMSAQSDELKGRETRLVGEFDSLRRPDAEALQMAIDRQAMAARKVEEAKQRAGETQQRVPAADEARNAAQQKIQEANQDLAQTEAKLTALTALQASVQAQGKIGPWLESKGLKESKRLWQELKVESGWEAALESVLRERLAAVTAKSVQETLALANDAPPSRLAILLTEEITPAHTSAPADFTPLLSRVQSAGAARLTSVLQEWLDNIYIATSLEDALHRREKLPAGGAFVTQQGHLVSRVGVQLYAADSEQAGMLARAQEMESLEKQLRAQQLMQSELKGELDQCVANYQAAHQAAEQARENAEHAVQEAHGFEVERMQLTQAEEQYSQRAAQIQGELSELRQQMEQLSMNQEQSSSELIQSEESKQGAQESLAAAQEKLELSTEERDRLRESLRAAEMSAQEAAFATRSLQQRIADLQRDQSTARTQIMEIQDKHDSAAQELETLSDEEAQDKLQGLLLARSAREAALANARTEQDALLHQLREADEARMQVERSLQPMRDKVVDLQLREQAARLNFEQFATLLADAEADLSALEANFSADLKVGALQSEVNRLNTEIQSLGPVNMAALDELASSRERKQFLDAQSADLNEAMQTLTDAIAKIDAETRDLLQGTFDQVNGHFGKLFPELFGGGHAELVMTGEEILDAGVQVMAQPPGKKNSSIYLLSGGEKALTAIALVFSLFLLNPAPFCLLDEVDAPLDDANTLRYAQMVAKMSDKTQFVFISHNKITMEIAHQLIGVTMQEQGVSRIVAVDISSAVSMVEAA; this is translated from the coding sequence GTGCAACTGAAATCCATCAAACTTTCCGGCTTTAAGTCTTTCGTCGACCCAACCCATTTTGAAATGCCTGGCCAATTAATTGGCGTTGTGGGTCCTAACGGTTGCGGAAAGTCGAACATTATTGACGCCGTACGCTGGGTTTTAGGTGAATCTCGCGCCAGTGAATTGCGTGGCGAATCCATGCAGGACGTTATTTTTAATGGTTCTGGTTTGCGCAAACCATCTGGTCGCGCCAGTGTGGAACTCATTTTTGATAACACAGAGGGACGTGCGCAAGGTCAGTGGAGTGCTTTTACAGAACTGGGTATCAAGCGTGTTTTAACTCGCGATGGAAATTCTAGTTACTACGTGAATAATCAAGTGGTACGCCGTAAAGATATTCAAGATATTTTCTTGGGTACCGGTATGGGTCCAAGAGGTTACGCGATCATCGGACAGGGTACGATCAACCGGATTTTAGAAGCAAAGCCAGAAGAGTTGCGTGTTTTCTTGGAAGAAGCTGCTGGTGTATCTAAATATAAAGAGCGCCGCAAAGAAACTGCATCACGTTTAGAGGACACTGTAGAGAACTTAACTCGCGTAGAAGATATCTTGCGCGAGTTGGATCAACAACTTACACGTTTAGAAAAACAAGCTACCGTTGCTGAGCGTCATGCGGAGCTTTCTACGCTAATGAAATCACAGCAACAGCTGTTGTGGTTTGTGCGTCAAACTGAGGCTGGTAAAGAGCAAGAGCGCCATGCTAATGGCATTCGTGACACTCAAGTTGGTCTAGAGGAGCAGACCGCAAAGCTGCGTCACGCCGAGGCTGAGCTAGAAACTATGCGTACTCAACAGTACGCTTTGCAAGATAAAGTTTCGCAAGCGCAAGGCGACTTGTATCAAACGAATTCTGATGTCAGTCAGGTTGAAGCGCAAATTCATTATGTGCAAGAAGCGCGTCAACGTTTGCAACAACAAACACAAGATTTGCAAGCCCAGTTACAACGCTGGACAGTGCAAGAAACTGATGCTGCTCAAGCACAACGGACTGCTGAACATGAGCTAAGTCTTGCATCTGAAAAAGAACAAACGTTGTTAGCTGACTTAACTGGTTTGCAAGAGCAAATGCCAGCTCGTGAAGAGGGTTATCAAAATGCTTCACGTGAATTAAATAATGCGCGTGAGACATTGGCTTCGATTGAGCAACGTCTTGCTAGTTTAGGTGAGCGTATTCGCTCCATGTCCGCGCAGTCAGATGAATTGAAAGGGCGTGAGACTCGCTTAGTTGGCGAGTTTGATAGCTTGCGTCGCCCTGATGCTGAAGCCTTGCAAATGGCAATTGATCGTCAAGCAATGGCTGCACGCAAAGTGGAAGAGGCTAAGCAGCGCGCTGGTGAAACTCAGCAACGTGTTCCTGCTGCTGATGAGGCGCGTAATGCCGCGCAACAAAAAATTCAGGAAGCAAATCAGGATTTAGCTCAGACAGAAGCTAAATTGACTGCTTTGACAGCCTTGCAGGCTAGTGTTCAGGCGCAAGGCAAGATTGGCCCTTGGTTAGAAAGCAAGGGTCTTAAAGAGAGTAAGCGTCTCTGGCAAGAGCTCAAAGTAGAGAGCGGCTGGGAAGCAGCCTTGGAATCTGTTTTACGTGAGCGTTTGGCTGCCGTCACAGCAAAGAGTGTGCAAGAGACATTGGCTTTGGCTAATGATGCGCCTCCAAGTCGTTTGGCAATTTTGCTGACTGAAGAAATTACCCCGGCACATACATCTGCTCCAGCAGACTTCACGCCACTGTTAAGTCGTGTGCAAAGCGCTGGTGCGGCAAGATTAACCTCAGTGTTGCAAGAGTGGTTAGATAACATCTATATTGCCACCAGCCTTGAAGATGCCTTGCATCGTCGCGAGAAGTTGCCTGCAGGCGGCGCATTTGTAACTCAGCAAGGTCATTTAGTAAGCCGTGTTGGCGTGCAACTTTATGCAGCTGATTCTGAGCAAGCGGGTATGTTGGCGCGCGCTCAAGAAATGGAAAGTCTCGAGAAGCAATTGCGTGCACAGCAACTGATGCAAAGTGAGCTCAAGGGTGAGTTGGATCAATGTGTAGCGAACTATCAAGCAGCCCATCAAGCGGCTGAGCAAGCTCGTGAAAACGCTGAGCATGCTGTTCAAGAGGCTCATGGTTTTGAGGTGGAAAGAATGCAGTTGACTCAAGCTGAAGAGCAATACAGTCAACGCGCAGCTCAGATTCAGGGTGAGTTAAGTGAATTGCGCCAGCAGATGGAGCAATTGAGCATGAATCAAGAGCAGTCTTCCTCTGAGTTGATTCAATCCGAAGAATCTAAGCAGGGCGCGCAAGAGTCTTTAGCTGCTGCACAAGAAAAATTAGAACTCTCTACTGAAGAGCGCGACCGTTTACGCGAATCACTTCGTGCGGCTGAGATGTCTGCTCAAGAAGCTGCATTTGCTACGCGTTCACTCCAGCAGCGTATTGCTGATTTGCAACGCGATCAAAGCACTGCTCGTACTCAGATCATGGAGATTCAAGATAAGCATGATTCTGCCGCTCAAGAGCTAGAGACTTTGAGCGATGAAGAGGCTCAAGATAAATTGCAAGGCTTGTTATTAGCCCGTAGCGCTCGTGAAGCCGCTTTGGCAAATGCACGCACTGAACAAGACGCTTTATTGCATCAATTGCGCGAGGCTGATGAGGCTCGTATGCAGGTTGAGCGCAGCTTGCAACCAATGCGTGACAAAGTTGTTGATTTGCAATTGCGCGAGCAGGCCGCTCGTTTGAACTTTGAACAGTTTGCGACTTTATTGGCTGATGCTGAGGCTGACCTTAGTGCGCTTGAGGCTAATTTCAGCGCAGACCTTAAGGTTGGTGCATTGCAAAGCGAAGTGAATCGTCTCAATACTGAGATTCAGTCTTTGGGCCCAGTCAATATGGCTGCTCTAGATGAATTGGCAAGCTCTCGTGAGCGCAAACAGTTCTTGGATGCTCAATCTGCTGACTTGAATGAAGCGATGCAGACTTTGACGGATGCGATTGCTAAGATTGATGCGGAAACGCGCGATCTATTGCAAGGCACCTTCGATCAGGTTAATGGCCACTTCGGCAAACTCTTCCCTGAGTTGTTTGGTGGCGGTCATGCTGAGTTGGTAATGACTGGCGAAGAGATCTTGGATGCAGGTGTTCAAGTAATGGCGCAGCCTCCCGGCAAGAAAAATAGCTCTATCTACCTCCTCTCCGGTGGTGAAAAGGCTTTGACTGCAATTGCCTTAGTGTTCTCACTCTTCCTCCTTAATCCAGCCCCATTCTGCTTGCTCGATGAGGTGGATGCGCCATTAGATGACGCAAATACCTTGCGCTATGCACAGATGGTTGCCAAAATGTCAGATAAGACACAGTTTGTATTTATCTCCCATAACAAGATCACTATGGAAATCGCTCATCAATTGATCGGCGTCACAATGCAAGAGCAAGGCGTATCCCGCATTGTTGCGGTGGATATCTCTTCTGCTGTTTCAATGGTGGAGGCTGCCTAA